From the Syntrophomonadaceae bacterium genome, one window contains:
- a CDS encoding glycosyltransferase, with protein MPLSDVLLLTAPFGGGHLHAAIAVEQAVRRYFPEVKVSLLDFFKEISPWLAGSANSLYLATIRYKPELYGSFYNYVNRLPHESSLQKKMNRFGLSKCAELLWDIQPQVVVSFYPTSSQVVGELKGKGQFDGKLVTVITDYIVNRQWIHPLTDLYLVAADEVKNELIACGVPGDNIKVTGIPISLEFAQEKNKNVLLKNKGLDPNIPLLLICCGAFGVNSSIDKLCKEVASYKDPIQTVVISGRNTRLQQRLATIAKDAIQPFYVYGYVKDMAEWMGMADLIVSKSGGLTVSEALASELPMVITPPIPGQEAFNAQFLVNNGAAVSCEDYSHISKVIFHLLKNPLELQKMRCAAREIKRPFSAEHAASVLVGMLASSDKETQIQRLRSEASFL; from the coding sequence GTGCCTTTATCAGATGTTTTGCTGCTAACAGCCCCTTTTGGAGGAGGACACCTTCATGCAGCTATAGCAGTGGAACAGGCTGTCAGGCGATATTTCCCTGAGGTAAAAGTATCGTTGTTGGATTTTTTTAAGGAAATAAGCCCTTGGCTGGCAGGATCCGCGAATTCCTTATACCTTGCTACCATAAGGTACAAACCAGAATTATACGGTTCTTTTTACAACTATGTAAACAGGCTGCCCCATGAATCTTCTCTGCAAAAAAAAATGAATCGGTTCGGCTTAAGCAAGTGTGCAGAACTTTTATGGGATATTCAACCTCAAGTGGTGGTTTCTTTTTATCCAACATCATCCCAGGTTGTAGGCGAACTCAAGGGCAAAGGGCAGTTTGATGGTAAATTGGTGACAGTTATAACTGATTATATTGTTAATAGGCAATGGATCCATCCACTGACAGACCTTTATTTAGTTGCAGCTGATGAAGTAAAAAATGAGCTGATTGCCTGTGGAGTACCCGGTGATAATATAAAGGTGACCGGTATTCCTATATCGCTGGAATTTGCTCAGGAGAAGAATAAAAATGTACTTTTAAAAAATAAAGGCTTAGATCCGAACATCCCTCTTTTGCTAATATGCTGTGGAGCATTTGGCGTTAACAGTAGTATCGATAAGTTGTGCAAAGAAGTTGCTTCATATAAGGATCCTATTCAAACTGTTGTCATTTCCGGCCGGAATACGCGGTTGCAACAGCGCTTGGCTACTATTGCCAAGGATGCTATTCAACCCTTTTATGTATATGGTTATGTTAAAGACATGGCAGAGTGGATGGGGATGGCAGATCTGATCGTGAGTAAATCCGGCGGCTTAACCGTAAGTGAAGCACTGGCTAGTGAACTTCCAATGGTTATTACTCCTCCGATTCCAGGGCAAGAAGCGTTCAATGCTCAATTCTTGGTTAATAATGGAGCAGCTGTCTCGTGTGAGGATTATTCCCATATTTCCAAGGTTATTTTCCATTTGTTGAAAAATCCACTGGAGTTGCAGAAAATGCGGTGCGCCGCACGTGAGATAAAACGTCCCTTTTCGGCTGAACATGCGGCTTCAGTGCTGGTTGGAATGCTGGCAAGTTCGGATAAAGAAACTCAAATACAAAGACTGAGGTCTGAGGCATCCTTTTTGTGA
- a CDS encoding manganese catalase family protein: MFKHVKETEYHVRVSQPDPRYATLLLQQLGGPNGELTAGLQYLTQSFACDNPKIRDMMQDIAAEEFSHLEMVGECIALLLGNMQNVPKNFPAMSMAIEGGGPMLIDGAGIPWSASYINSNGDLWADLHSNVAGENRAKLIYERLLHQTDDPGVKDMIRFLLSREESHATSFSQALAWLPKGTGTMKDFRDSDFSKMYANLSTGAGDSRGPWNQGHGFRYNNNPSQNFGSLPGYGKDPSPHGHHEIGPGSPDPKRNNPNWQHQDHKSH; this comes from the coding sequence TTGTTTAAACACGTAAAAGAGACTGAATACCATGTTAGGGTAAGCCAACCAGACCCCAGATATGCAACTTTATTACTACAGCAATTAGGGGGGCCAAATGGTGAATTAACAGCTGGGCTGCAGTACCTGACCCAAAGCTTTGCCTGTGATAATCCTAAAATACGCGACATGATGCAAGATATAGCTGCGGAAGAGTTCAGCCATTTAGAAATGGTTGGAGAATGCATCGCTTTACTGTTAGGCAATATGCAAAATGTACCTAAAAACTTTCCGGCTATGAGCATGGCAATCGAAGGTGGAGGACCCATGCTGATCGATGGTGCCGGAATTCCATGGAGCGCCTCCTACATTAATTCCAATGGAGACCTTTGGGCTGACCTTCATTCGAATGTTGCTGGTGAAAACAGGGCTAAACTAATTTATGAACGACTGCTGCATCAGACCGATGATCCAGGAGTTAAGGATATGATTAGATTCCTTTTAAGCCGGGAAGAGTCGCACGCCACTTCATTTTCGCAGGCATTGGCATGGCTGCCCAAAGGAACTGGTACCATGAAAGACTTTCGTGATAGTGATTTTTCTAAAATGTATGCAAATCTCTCTACAGGCGCAGGTGACAGCCGCGGACCGTGGAATCAGGGCCATGGTTTCAGGTACAATAACAACCCCAGTCAGAATTTTGGCAGCCTGCCAGGATATGGCAAGGATCCCTCCCCTCATGGTCATCATGAAATAGGCCCCGGATCTCCTGATCCAAAGAGAAATAACCCTAACTGGCAACATCAAGACCATAAATCCCATTAA
- a CDS encoding MFS transporter — translation MASGNTWKLAALSGVPFFMVLGNSMLIPVFPQMQQTLNITPLQAGLTITLFSIPAGISIPLLGFLSDKIGRKKILIPALIMYGLGGLVSGLAVWLLPEPYPVLLAGRIIQGIGAAGTAPIAMALVGDIFQNQERSKALGVIEAANGLGKVVSPILGSLIAVLLIWHALFFVYSFLAVPIAAGIWLAIKEPPLKTKDRTAALYLKTLKKIFVEKGKSLAGCYLAGSIVLMVLFGVLSYMSDILETRYNLKGISKGFAIAIPVLAMAITSYASGRFLQKRGFLLKFMVILGLASVAASLLLIAIFPMDWIFFGGVTLMGIGTGLVLPAVNTLVTSSVPLEERGGITALYGSVRFFGVALGPPSFSLLLEVSKQAMLMAGGLLALAGAVFCVLLINQEKLIKDLSKSNSGFMVGGKMGIILRRIRSWLSPKKMEPN, via the coding sequence ATGGCCAGCGGCAATACGTGGAAATTAGCTGCTTTAAGCGGAGTTCCTTTTTTTATGGTACTTGGCAACTCGATGTTAATTCCAGTATTCCCCCAGATGCAGCAGACCCTAAATATTACTCCATTACAGGCAGGACTGACTATTACTCTTTTCTCCATTCCCGCCGGAATCAGCATACCGCTATTAGGTTTCTTATCCGACAAAATAGGCAGAAAAAAAATATTAATACCCGCCCTTATCATGTATGGCCTTGGGGGACTAGTTTCAGGACTTGCTGTATGGCTCTTGCCAGAACCATATCCTGTACTGTTAGCAGGGAGAATTATTCAAGGCATTGGTGCTGCCGGAACGGCTCCCATTGCAATGGCCTTAGTAGGCGATATTTTTCAGAATCAAGAACGTAGCAAGGCCCTTGGTGTAATTGAGGCAGCTAACGGATTAGGGAAGGTAGTCAGCCCGATACTCGGTTCTCTGATAGCAGTTCTATTAATTTGGCATGCCTTATTCTTTGTATATTCGTTTCTTGCTGTTCCTATTGCCGCAGGAATTTGGCTTGCAATTAAAGAGCCGCCTTTGAAAACTAAGGATAGAACTGCCGCTTTATATTTAAAAACCCTAAAGAAAATTTTTGTTGAAAAAGGCAAATCACTTGCTGGCTGTTATTTAGCAGGTAGTATAGTCTTAATGGTTCTCTTTGGAGTTTTGTCTTACATGTCTGATATTTTAGAGACAAGATACAATCTCAAAGGCATTAGCAAAGGTTTTGCGATCGCTATACCCGTTCTCGCGATGGCGATCACCTCTTATGCCAGTGGCCGTTTTTTACAAAAACGCGGCTTCCTGCTTAAATTTATGGTTATTCTTGGCCTAGCTTCTGTGGCTGCCTCTTTATTGCTAATTGCAATTTTTCCGATGGACTGGATCTTTTTTGGCGGCGTTACTTTAATGGGAATTGGGACTGGACTTGTCCTTCCAGCTGTTAATACCCTTGTTACCAGCTCGGTTCCTTTGGAAGAAAGAGGCGGAATTACTGCTCTTTATGGCAGTGTTCGCTTTTTTGGCGTTGCCCTGGGACCTCCATCCTTCAGCCTTTTATTGGAGGTAAGCAAACAGGCAATGCTTATGGCTGGCGGATTACTAGCTCTAGCAGGCGCTGTTTTTTGCGTCTTGTTAATAAACCAGGAAAAGCTCATCAAGGATCTCTCTAAATCTAATTCAGGCTTCATGGTCGGAGGTAAAATGGGGATTATACTGCGACGAATAAGATCTTGGCTATCCCCTAAAAAAATGGAACCGAATTAA
- a CDS encoding bifunctional enoyl-CoA hydratase/phosphate acetyltransferase, translated as MKFKSITDMKFELPPKMVCIAAAADSRVLNSVKMALADGLGSFTLVGDCDGIIEVAEEIQLDLKGVRLIDQPSPEQAAQHACHLAGAGEVDVVVKGTVNTADFLRGVLNPHNGLRTGRVLSHVGIFDIPTYDRLLYVTDAGIIIKPTFEEKKQIIQNAVELAVSLGIHVPKVALLAAVETVNPKMEATLEAAALAKMAERGELRGAIVDGPLALDNAVSKDAVLSKGIKSEVAGAADILVVPNIEVGNVLVKSLTYFAGATFGGVVQGARVPIVMTSRADSAEMRYLSLIVACVSSHLNSIKSAIRKH; from the coding sequence ATGAAATTTAAATCTATTACTGACATGAAATTCGAACTTCCACCAAAGATGGTTTGTATTGCGGCTGCAGCAGACAGCAGAGTTTTAAATTCTGTAAAAATGGCATTGGCAGACGGACTGGGAAGCTTTACTTTAGTCGGCGATTGTGATGGTATTATCGAAGTGGCTGAGGAAATTCAGCTTGACCTGAAGGGAGTTCGCTTGATTGATCAACCAAGCCCGGAACAGGCCGCTCAACATGCCTGCCATCTGGCAGGTGCAGGAGAGGTTGATGTTGTCGTAAAAGGAACAGTAAACACCGCAGATTTTTTGCGGGGAGTTTTAAACCCTCATAACGGCCTGCGCACCGGGCGAGTGTTAAGCCATGTTGGTATTTTTGATATTCCTACTTATGATCGTTTGCTATATGTAACTGATGCGGGCATTATTATTAAGCCTACATTTGAGGAAAAAAAACAGATCATTCAAAATGCTGTTGAGCTGGCAGTTTCGCTAGGAATTCATGTTCCCAAGGTTGCGCTTCTGGCAGCGGTAGAAACTGTTAATCCAAAAATGGAGGCTACTTTAGAGGCTGCAGCACTAGCAAAAATGGCCGAACGGGGGGAACTTCGCGGAGCTATTGTAGACGGTCCTCTGGCGTTAGATAATGCGGTCAGCAAAGATGCAGTCTTAAGTAAGGGGATTAAAAGTGAAGTAGCTGGGGCAGCCGATATTTTAGTTGTACCGAACATTGAGGTGGGAAACGTACTCGTAAAGAGTCTAACATATTTTGCTGGCGCTACGTTTGGAGGAGTTGTGCAAGGGGCCAGGGTGCCTATAGTGATGACTTCGAGGGCTGACTCTGCTG